The Microscilla marina ATCC 23134 nucleotide sequence AATGAATTAGGTTATTTTTGTAGTTTTACTAAGCACCGTTTATGACCCTATTTTACCTTCCCGCCATTGTTCTATTTTGGGGTACCACACCTGCTCATATTCGGGGTAACGCACCAAAGTGTAATGGTTGTCTACAAATTGATTAGGGTTGCGTAAAAATGTAAAATGGATGTCTGAGAAACTGGCACTTTGGGCATAAGTCCACATCTCTTTATTACGGGTACGCACTACTCTGGTAGGGTTGCCAAACACAATAAAAACCATTCCCTTATCAGTTTTCCAACCTGGTTTATAAGTAGTAAAAAACTTGTTGGCAAGTTTTACCCGGCGGTAATATTCACGAATGCTTCGTTTGGCTACCTTTATGTTGCCCGACATAAGCTCAAGCCAAAGCCTGTCTAAATCTTTTTTCTTTTCCGACGATTGCTTGAGCTTGTTCAACTCACCTTTGGTAGTAATGTATGTCAATGGATCTATCAAGTCTACTATTTTGCTAAATTTAGGGTAACGGTGTTCGGCTACAATAAAACTAATGCCATAGTATTGGTTAGTGTCTGCCTGTACTATATACAAGCCTGGTTTTTTAAGGTTCAACTGAGTATTAGTTTGTACCTTAAATGTACTGTCCACTTCCATTTTTTTCTTAATGTTACGACGCGACAATGACATAGGTGGACGAGCCGCCTTAAAGTTATGCTTATAGTGCTTTATAAGGAGGGTTTTATTGGTACCAGCCAAGTCCTTGATTTGAATGCTGGCTTTATTTAAAAAGTAGTTGCGAAAAAGAGGTTGCTTGCCTTGGGCGTCAAAAATACTAAAGCTTTGGCGTATTTTATTTACAACAAACTCTAGGGGTACATCCAAAGTGATTCTTTGCCCGGTTTTGCTGTCATTGGCTTCTATCAACATTACAGCACTGGGCATTGTTTTTTTGGGTATGCTAAAGTTGTAATAAAAATCAGCTCCTTGTTTGGTTATTGTTTCTGGAGTAAGCTTGAGAGTTTGGGTTTCTATAAATTCTTTACTACGGTAATTAGGCAAAACCCCGTACTTCAACGATACATCCTGTAGCATTTCTATCAGGTTTGAAGCATTTCTTAAGCGTGGGATATTAAGCTGTAAAAAAACATGTAAACGTTCATCTTTTGCTATTACCCGGTGTAGCATAGTCATAGGTTTGGCAATAGAAGGTCTTTTTCGGGTAGTAGCAATCGCTTTGGGTTTCGAGGTAGAGTTGGTTGTCTTTTTATTAGACGTTTTTTGCCCAGTGCTAAGCAAACACCCTTGCAGGGGCAAGAAAAGAGGCACAATGGCAAAAAACATGAACAGCAATCTTTTTCTCATTGTATTATTGGTTTGTTGTATTATCCTTAAATCTAACAGGTAAGCAGGATGAATGGTTAGGGTACACACTATTTTAATGACCATACAAAAAGGCAAATCCCCTATTTTGTCAAAACTCAAATTCAAGTTACAAAATTTTGTAACCTGCCTGTATATTCTTGACAAAGATATACTAAAAAGCACAGCAGGCTACCAAAAAGTGATGTACAATAATCAGTGTAGATTGTGGATAACTTTTATTAACATTCGATACTAAAATTGTCGATATATCAAGCTGCTATTTCCAACTTGCTGATAATAAGGAGTATACCTTGATATATAACAATGCTAACTGACACAAAGTTGATTCAATCAGTGAGGAACAAGTAAAGTTATGCACAATAGTCAATATAAAATGTGGATAACTTTTGTTAACATTCGACACTAAAATTGTCGATATGCCGCAACTTACTCAGGGTAACAATTATGTAGTGAAAAAATGAAATTTAAATATACTCTTGTTACCTTTACCAAAAACCCCTTAAAATTATGTTGTTAGCTGTAGACATTGGTAATTCTAATATTGTATTAGGGCTTTATCATCAGAACGAATGGATGTACCACTGGCGTTTACAAACCATTACCGAAAAAAGTGCCTCTGAGTACGAAATGAACCTTCGCACCTATTTTCTTGAACAAAATCTGGCAATCAGCGATGTCAATCATATTGCGCTAAGCAGCGTAGTACCAGGACTTATTCCTGTATTGCGCGATATGTTATGGCATTTGTTTGGCAAAGAGCCATTGGTGGTTACTCCTGAGGTAATTAAGCAACTACCGGTAGGTGTACAAAAGCCTCACGAAATAGGCTCCGACCTGGTAGCAAATGCAGTAGCAGGCTATGATATGTTTAAAGATAATTGTATTGTAGTTGATTTTGGTACAGCCCTTACGTTTACTACAATATCAACAAAAGGTAATATTTTAGGTGTAGCCATTGCTCCAGGGCTCAAAACTTCTATTTATGCATTGTATAAAAACACCGCCAAACTGCCTGATATAGAAATTCCACTTGAGTTGCCTGACTCTGCCATTGGAAAAAACACCGAACACGCTTTACAAGCAGGGGTTTTGCTAGGGTATGTGGGGTTGGTAGAGCACTTGATTGCTCATATTCGCCAAGAGTTAGGAGGAAACTGTAAGATAGTAGCTACAGGAGGATTGTCATCGGTTATTATTCCTCTCAAGCAACAGTTTGATGCTATAGAGCCAATGTTGACAATGGATGGTTTACGTTTGATTAATGAGTACATGCATCAAAAACAGGGGTGAGTTTGTTGAGAAAGGGAGCGTGTTTAGTCAATTACATTTCGGGTTGGTCAATGGCCTGTAGTTGAAACATTACCTGGGTACCTACCCCTTCTTCGCTTTCAATTTCAAGTTGTCCACCGTTTTTTTCTACAAACTCTTTACATAACAACAGTCCAAATCCAGTACCTTTTTCATTGGCAGTACCGTGGGTAGATAAGTGAATTTCGGGCGAAAATATTTTTTCCAATGCATCTGCTTTGATTCCTACACCTTTATCGATAATACTTACCTTAATAAAGTCCCCTTCTCTTTTTGTATAAATGTTTATTTGGTTTTTGGGATAGGTAAACTTGATAGCATTAGATAATAAGTTGCGTAACACAAAATCAAGCATATTTTTATCTGCTTTTACATAAGTTTGAGGCTCAATATGAATCATCAGGCTTATTTGTTTCTCAAGGGCTGCTTTTTCATACAATACCACATTGTCTTGAATAACAGGGGCAAGGTCAAATTCTTCTGGCACATATTCAAAGTCATCGGTTTGAACAAGTGACCATTGCAAGAGGTTTTCCAATAAATCTATAACACGTTGTACAGCCTTGTCCATATCTTCGGCAAAGTGCCGAATCTCGTCTTTTGAAAAACCGTTGATGTGGTGTAGTAAAACCTGTAAAAAACCTTTGATCGTATTGAAGGGGCTACGTAGGTCGTGTGATAGTATTGCAAGCAACTTGTCTTTTACTACATTAAGTTTTATGAGGTGCTCTTCTGATGCTTGTGATAGCTCGTTTACATTATTGAGTTCTTCGTTTTGGTGTTCCAGTATAAGTGACTGCTCCCTTATTTCAGTAAGTTGGCGCTGCATTTCCTGCAACATGCGATTAAAGTTGCGGGTAAGCTGCCCTACTTCATCCTGTGAGTTACTTTCTTTGATAGAGAGGTTTTCTGAAAAATTACTGTTGACTGTTTTGTTAATGTACCGAGACAAACCCACAATGGGGCGAGTGATCACAGTTGAAAAATAAATGCTCATAACAATGCTCAATACTACTGTTGCAATAACCATTGCAATAAATATATTCTCGAAATCGGCACTTATATTGGCTGCTCGTTGATTGATTTTACTTACAAAGTTTTGGGTAAACTTTGAAAGGTTGTCGGCGTAAGCTCGTAACTCGTGGGTGAGCCCCTTGCCAGCTCCTACTCCAATACGTTGTTTGAGCGCTACCATTTCTTTGAATGTTTTTAGGTAGTCTCTGAGTAGTTGTTGTGCCCTAATTTTGTCATTGTGGCGTACTTGTGGGTTAAGTATTACATCTGTTTGCCATTGTAGGCAAAGCTTTTCTAACTGTTGGGCGTATTTTATATCTTTTAGTATGAGGTAATCGCGCTCGTATTGTTTAAGGGTTAACAGCTTGATTTGATTAAGTGAAGTAAGCTTTTCTAAGGCCTCAGTGTATCGCTGCATTTCACCTTTGATGCCGTAATTTTTGAAACCCAAACGACGGGTAAGTTGTACTATTTGATCAAAAGATGTCTCATAGTTTTGTAACTCGTGTAGAATTTTTTTGGCTTCAGTTTCTACTACAGTCTGGTCTATGTCGAGTGCTTGCACCTCTTCAAAGCTTACCAGTGTATATAAATGTTTATTAACATCTGCTACCAAATTTTTGTGCTTTGTAATGTACTTACTACTGCCTTGAGCATAAAAGTTGGGATTGTTGGTTTCATAGTCAAAAAAATCTTGCTCCAGCTTGATCACCTTAAAAGTATTTACCAACACATTTTCAAGGTTAACAGCAATGGTAGATATTTTACTGCTTTTGCTATGAAACCAAAAGCCTATACTAGCAACTACTATGATGATAATGCTAAAAAACAAAAACGTAGTCAAAAGCTTGAATCTCAAAGAAATAAACTTGGGCAACATAAAAGTTAAGGAGTAAAACTAGTACTTGATCTACTAGGAAGCCAAAGTACTAGTGTTGATAAGCAATAAATTAGCCTGAGAAATTAGGGGAAGAAAGGCTTTAAAATAACCTTTGTTGAGTATTACTACTTGCCTTAAAAGCATCCTTATAGATTTGTAGATTTTCTTCATCAAAACAAACAAAAATAACCGATTCAAGGCTTGCTCCTTCGTCACTTTCTACAAAATCGCTGACTGTTTTGATGGCTATATCTGCGGCTTTACGTTTAGGAAATTTATAAATCCCTGTGCTTATATTAGGAAAAGCCACCGTTTTAAGTTCGTGGGCCACTGCAAGTTTGAGGCTGTTTAAGTAGGCACTCTTTAGCAATTCTTTTTCGTTATTATACCCTCCCGACCAAGTAGGTCCTACTGTATGAATGATATGTTTAGCAGGGAGCCTTCCAGCAGTTGTAATCACTGCCTCTCCTACTTTACAACCTCCTTGTCGGGCAATTATTTTATAACAATCCCTTAGTATATCTTCGCCACCTTTGCGGTGAATGGCTCCATCTACACCCCCGCCACCTCGTAACGAAGTGTTGGCTGCATTTACAATAGCATCTACTACTTCAATGGTTAGGTCCCCTTGTTTATAACTAATTTTTGAGTTCATATATTTTAAGTGTTAAATAACTGACAAGAGCGAATAGTTGATAAGATACAAATTTATTTGTACCTGCCCAAAAATTGGCTTTTAAGCTACTTGTTTATCAGCAATGAAGCAAATATTCTTAAATTGTTCGCGGAAAGGTACTATATTATTTAAAACCCTTAAAGGCTTCTTTTGAGTCGATACTGGGTGAGTGTAATAGCGTAAAAGAAGTGGCCAGTCAAATCAGTGTGTTTAAGCAAGTATTGTCAAAAAATCCTCCCAAAATCTGGCAAGAATTTTTCATCGCTTTGACGCAAAAAGCATATCAATTGAATAACCAAAACAATGAGTATTTGATTTATCAATTACCGGACAATCCTGAGTTAATACGTTTGATAGCCAAAGATGAGTTTTTGCGTAAATATATTATCAGGGCAGAGTATCACAGTGTATTGATACCTCATAAGCATAAAGCCAAAGTGAAAAAGTCGGGATTTTTGATTGTGCTTGAGTGATAAAGCCAGTTTATCACTCAAGCAACTGATTAAAATTTAGCCTGCTTGTATAAGAATTTGCCTTGCTACGGGCAACAGCTCTTGTTGTAGGTTTAAATCAAACTTGCTAAGACTGATTTGATCGCCTCCTTCAAATGAAATATCAATTTTGTATACATTATCTATTGATGCCTTTATTTCTATAAGAGAAGCCGCTGCTTGGGGCTTGTAGGCTTCATAAGCTATCAATGCTTCTTCATTTTGTTGGTAAGCCTTGGTTGTCTTGATCTTTTCGCCTGTAACACTCCTTTTATCATGCTTAAAAAGCTGATCAATTACTTGGGTATTTTTTAGAATATCAGCAAGACTTATTTTTGACTGAGGTAGTTCCCAGGTAAAGTCATAACCTACATTCTTAGACTGAATGATATACCCTTTGGTGGTTTGCTGATTGGTAAGTGTAAACTCTGTAGCTTGTTTTTCTAAGGCTGATACATCAAAGAAACCAATGGTATAGCTCGTTGGTTTTTTGCTTAGGTAATTAGCATACTTTTTTCTAAGTGCAAAAGGCAAGCGCTGATCGGTTGCTTCAGCATACCCGACTTGTTTTTGTTCTTGGTATAGCTTCTTGCTTTGTGCAATTGTTTTACGATTGGTAGGAAAGGTTTGTTTTTGCATTTGTCCATTGGTACCTACTACTCCTTCGTTTACAACCAACTCTTTGTCAGAGGCAAGCACCTCCCAAAATTGCTGCCCATTTTCCAGGTATTTATGAAAGGTATCATTGCTATCAGGACCAAACCTGTATACACGGTAGCGTCCATTATGGTTAAACTGCCAGCTTTCTTCAGCAGTTACTTCATCCATCAAAGTGGAAACTTCTGCCTGAAGCGCCTGAAACCCTTGTTGACGTAGTTTATTTTTTACATCTAAGGTGGTAGTGGTGCCAAATGCTTCTATCAGGTCTTCAGCTGCTTCTTTTACGGCGTCTTTGGTAAGGGTTTTCATAAGGTTGATAAATGCTAGGTGATTTTGACTAAAACCTTCATTTTAACATTTGAAGATACTAATTAAACTGAAAAAACAGCAGGTAAAGTCGTTGTTTTAGGCTATAGAATTAAGATTTATTTTTTGCTTAAAACTGGTGCTTGGCAAATGTTACTTACCAGCATTTCCACTTCTTGAGCGAATATTTTGACCATTACGTCCAGTACGGCTTTGGTATCTATAAAAAGCCCTTACTTTATTTTCTCGCTCATCGTCATAAAACGGTGAAGTACGTCTGCTATTTCTCGAGAATGTGCTGCCCGTTCCATACAAGTTCTTTTCATTACTTTTGCCGTAATAAGACTGACGTTCCCGATAATTATGAAAGTAATTCATAAAACGGGTTTTAGACACAGGATAAGCCTGTATATTACATATCCTTGCCATATTGCGGTACCTTCTTCTAAACCTCCAGGTAATTTGATCTTGTTTGGTTACCCATCTACCCATTTTTTTGTTTCCTATGTAATAAGCATAACCCGGTGGCGAAACAATCAACGAAACCTGATCGCCTTGTGGAGAGCCCTTTTTAGAAGCTATTTGCATATCAAGGTTATGATAATGTTCAAAGAACATGTCTTTGCCAACTGGTAAAAAATCAGTGACACTTACTTTCATACGGCGAGGGTTATCAGCATTGGTTATTACCTTATACTTGTGTTTAAAGCGGGCATTGTTTGGGGCTGATTTTGACCATCCTTCTACATCCATATTATAGAGTATTACAAACATTGGAAGCTTGCTTTCAGGTGTTTTGTCCAAAATATCTTTCAGCGGATTGGCATGTTCATTTTTGCTAATGACCACATAAGACATTAAACCTGTAAGTACAATTGCAGCAACAAAGTATATGGTAGATCTTTTCATAGTTGATAAAATATTGTAATGCTTAAAGTTAATGATTTTTGGGGCAAGTATTGGAGTGTAGGCAATAAAAAAACAGTCTGAATATTGCATCCAAACTGTTTTGATTTTGATATATTTTGAGAAATTAAATACTATTGTATTAAAAGCAAGGAAATTACTTTCCAGAGCTTCCACTTCTTGATCTTGAGCTGTAACCACTACGACCACTTGAGCGAGAAGAACGGCTGCTAGAGCGATACTTGCTGTAAGATGAGCGAGTACGGGTAGAACGACCACTGCTGTAGTAAGAACGAGAAGAAACGCCACGAGAGTAGCTACTACCAGTACCATATCTACGGCGAGAGCCAGTTCCTCCATAATAAGGACGTCTGCCAGCATAGCTACGCTGATACCTGCTGTAAGAGTTTCTACGTACAGGGTAAGTAGCCATGTTAAACATAGTAGACAAAAACATGTACTTTCCGTAGAAAGACCAGAAAGACTCACCACTACTGTTGGTCTTCCATTGTCCGTATTGCTTGTTACCTACATAGTTAGAATAACCAGGAGGTGCTGGAATCTTACTTACCACTTCTTTACCAGTAGTAGAATCTATACGTTTAGATGCAAGCTCCATTCCCATGTTATTGTAGTTTTTCGCAAAATCTTGCTTACTAACTTGTGTCCAGGGGGTAATGGTTTCTTTCTTTTTAGCTGGATCATCCAAGTTAGTAATCACCTTGTACTTGTTCAAACGACGTGAACCTTTTACGTCCATGTCATACAATATTACCGATAAAGGCAATTTGTCTTTAGGTGTTTGTCTAACGATGTCGTCTACTGGATACTTAATGTATTTTTCACTGCCACCACCACAGGAGGTTAGCATGAAGGTCATCATTAAGGCAAATAGATAAATAGAGTAGTTTTTCATAATTTTAAGGTAAAATAATGTTACTAAATTCACTTTCGTCTACCACCAAACCAACTGCCGCTTCAAACTCTTTTTCTCCCCATTGTTCAACAGAAAGCACATGTTTTTCAGCTTCGTCGTAATAACTCCAAGAAGTTACTTCTTCCCAATTACGTGTATCCACATCTCTAAAACGTGCGGTACCTTCTTCATCCCGGTAAAACGTAATTTCTTTTTCTTTGTAAGTGTAAGTAATTTCTTTGGGAGGAGTACCATTTCGGTGAATCTCTTCAGGAATATCAGCATCAATTGAACTTACTCTGATTTTTTCGGTGAGGGTACATTCCAGTTCTCCATCATCTTCTTCATAATGTAAGAACCTTTTTTCTTCTACTGTTGCCAGCAAAAATTCAAAAGTAAAGTACCTATCACCCCAATCATATTCATATTGAGCTTTGACTTCCCAGGTTTGGAGATCATAATCCAAAAAAGCACCCTTCCTTAAGTCTTTGACTTGGACATTGGTTGGATCATAAGTTAATTTTTCGTCAGGTTTTTCTTTTTTACTACCAAACAAGTTGCGTAACCATTTAAGCATTATAAGATGGTTTAAATTAGATTTTCTATACTAATATACAGCAAATAAAAAATTTTAGAGAAAATTTCAAAACTTAATCTTTATTTTATTTTTTTTTATAAAAATGCTTTCAGACGTAGTATTGCCAAAATAAATAGCAAAACTTTACGTAAAGTTTGGTGCCTTGTCAACGATAAAAGCCAACCCATTTGTTGTCTAATAAACAGTAAAAATGAAAGAAATTTTCAAGGAAAAACTTTTAAGTCTTCTATTACCCCATTGGCGCACTTTAATACCCTGGCAGGAAATTTTTCGAGTACCTCGTAGTCGTGTGTTGCCATGAGTATAGCAGTGCCACTGTTATTAATTCTTTGAAATAGTTTCAGAATCTCTTCCGACATATCAGGATCAAGGTTTCCGGTGGGTTCGTCAGCTAGTAGTACCATAGGTTCATTGATCAAAGCACGGGCAATCACTACCCGTTGTTGTTCACCTCCTGAGAGTTGATGGGGAAATTTTTTGTTGATTCCAGGCAAGTCTACTTGCTGCAAGAGGTCAGTGATGCGTTGTTGTATTTTCTGGGTATTTTTCCAGCCAGTAGCTCTCATTACAAAAGTCAGGTTATCAGCAATGTTACGGTCGGGGAGTAGTTGAAAATCCTGAAAAACAATGCCTAGTTTACGTCTGAGAAAGGGTACCTCTCTGTGAAGCAACTGGTTTACCTCAAAACCTGCCACATGTACTTGTCCTTTGCGTAGTGGTAAGTCAGCATACAACGTTTTCAATAAAGAGCTCTTTCCAGTGCCTGTTCTTCCTATAATGTATACAAACTCCCCTTTCTGTATGGTAAAGTTTAAGCCTGAAAGTACAAGGGATGCTTGTTGGTAAATGTTGGCATTGTTTACTTCAATGATGTTGTCAGGAGCTAAGAATGACATAAATTGTTTACGTTTGTTGTATCAAAAATAAAGTATTTTTGGAACAGGAGTAAATTATATGGTCTCGTTTTGCCTTTTGGTCTATAGGCAAAAGCAACTATTTTACTCCTTGTTAGTTAAGGTGAGTGTTATTTCTAAAAAACAAAAGCAACCTATAGAAAATCTACAGGCTGCTTTTATTATTTAGGATATTTTATGCAAAACTAAGCGTTTTGGGCAGTAGACTCTGCTTTTTTATGGTCTGACAAAAACTTGCTCAAGCCTATATCAGTCAATGGATGTTTTAATAGACCCAAAATTACATTTGAAGGGCAGGTTGCTACATCAGCGCCTAATTCAGCACACTTGATAAGGTGCATTGTATGGCGAACTGAAGCAGCCAATACTTGAGTGTTAAATTCATAAGTATTATAAATGTGTACAATCTGGTCTATCAATTGTAAACCATCAGTACTTACATCGTCTAAACGGCCAATAAAAGGAGATACATAAGTAGCGCCAGCTTTAGCGGCAAGCAATGCTTGCCCTGAAGAAAATACCAAAGTACAATTGGTTTTGATGCCTTGCTTAGAAAAATATTTCAGTGCACGCACTCCATCTTTAATCATAGGTATTTTTACCACAATACGAGGGTGAATAGCGGCCAGTTCTTCACCTTCTGCTACCATTCCTTCATAGTCAGTGGCTATTACTTCTGCGCTTACATCTCCATCTACAATGTCGCAAATTCTGGCGTAATGTGCCATTACATTGTGCTTTCCACTGATCCCCTCTTTTGCCATAAGCGAAGGGTTAGTAGTTACACCATCTAAAACACCTAAATCCTGTGCCTCCTGAATCTCTTTCAGGTTGGCAGTATCTATAAAAAACTTCATACAACGAAAACGGTCTTAATTTGGAAACCTTAAGTAGTTAATGGAAGCAAAATTAAGCAAAAGCCTGAATTAAGGAATGATTTATCCTGAAAGCTTTAAGTTTTTAATTAAAAAGAAGTGATGAATTGAAAAGAGGGTGATAGAAAAGGGAAAGTTAAAAGAGGAATAAAAAAGCAAGTGAGTCACGAGGCTACGACTTGATGCCCTTGCTGCTTTCCAACCCTGGGGGGTTACAAGGAGCCGTCGTACCCACATTGCACTGCAAAGGTAAAGCAAAATTTCAAATTTCAAAAATTTCAAATAAATATTTGATTATTAGCGACTTATTTTGGTCAATAAGCTATATTGTTGAATTTCAGCGTCTGTCATCCAGTGTATAGAAGACGCAGGTGCAGCATTAATTGTAAAGTAATAAAAGCTTTTGGCTTGTGTTTGACTAAAACCTACAGATACATAGTATTCAATGTATTTTCGGTGTTCAATATGCCCTTCAGGAAAGTCAGTGGCTTCTTGATCATTGCCTGCCCACGAATGTACTCCTATTTTAGTATTACTTCCTTTGCTTCTTTCTACTCCTGCCAGAAAAAAATCAGTACCTCCAGAGGCTACTAAACCTCCATCCACTATGTGAGTGTTTATCTTTTTTTTGTGAACCAATGCCGACAACTGCAAATTTACATCATCATCTGACGAACCGTCACAAGTTTTAATATGAATGATCGTAATATTGGGGTAAGCAGTGGTCAATGAAGTAAAGTTAGTAAGTGATTGACTGTTAACTTCTCCATTCATTTCTACACTTGTGTTGTTGTCTAATACTTTGAAAATGCCAAACTGTTTTTGTGAAGAGGGGGCATGCATTGTTTTACAGCCTGAAAGCATCAATACAATCAGTAGTAAAATTGAGGTATAATGCTTTATCATAGGTAGTGGGCAATCTATATACAAAAATGTGTGATGATGGATGGTTGTTTTGAGGAGAAAAAAAGGGAAAAGAAGAAAAAAGCATGACAGTATCGCACTGCTACAACCGGATGCCCTTGCTGTCTTCCGACCCTGGGGGAGTTACAAGGAGCTAGTCGCACTGCCACGCGCCACAAAAGTAGCAGTTATTATTTAATTGTCAAAATTTCGAATAAAAAAGCTATATTTTGTAACTTTACAGTATCAAAACTACAACTCAAGCAGAGTTTATGCGTTTTGATTTTAGGTTTTAAAAAAGAATTTCAAACACTATAATGAAAAAACAACTATTTATTCTTTTAGCACTTGCAGTAGTAGTAAGCGGAGTATTTGCTTTCACTACTGTAAATAAAGTTGATGGTCCTAAATTTAAATGGAGCAAGACTATACATGATTTTGGTAAAATAGAGCAAGGTAAACCTGTAAAAACAGCGTTTGAATTTACAAATAGCGGCAATGCTCCTATTATTATTACTAAAGTACAAACATCTTGTGGATGTACTGCCTCTGAATACCCCAAAACCCCTATCATGCCAGGGCAAACCAAAAAAATAAAAGTAGGTTATAATGCGGCAGCAATGGGTACTTTTAGTAAAACAATTACAGTAATGTCTAACTCAGAAAAACCCACTACTGTATTATTTATTAAGGGAGAAGTGGTTGCTAAGAAAAAATAAAGTACTGACTATCAGTATTGAATAAATATAGAAGCCTGTTTCTAACAAGAAACAGGCTTTTTTTTAGACCTGACTACGATATTGCTGCTTGGTTGGTGCGTGTAATTGGTTGTTGGTGTATACTTTTAAACCAATGTGCTATTTTTATAAGCCATATAGCCGATACAATGCAAATAGTGGCACAACCTATTAAAAATGGAACAAACAGTGGAGTTTGATATACTAAAAACAGTAAAATTGATGAAGTAATTAATAAGCGAGAAAACTCTATAGGTATTACCCAGTTTTTGCGTTCAAACAATCCCCCCGGGGTTAGTATGGCAAAGAGTGTTAGACCTACTCCAATGCCTTTGAGTGTCCAATCCATCTTATCTATTTGAGACATAAAATAAGCCGAACCTGCCAGGGTAAGAACATAATGAAATAGCACATACCAATTGACAATAGCAGGGGTTTGGGTGTTAAACTTTTGGTATTGATTGTGGTCTACTTCTGGGGCGTATTGCATGCCTCCCATGCTTTCGGGGCGCCAGCCAGGTTTGTAAAACAACACTTTAAGTTTGTTTATAAAACCCGGAGTTTCTTTGAGTTGTTTGCCAATGACTTGAAAATGGGTAAAGTTTACCAAAATAGGATTCCAGGTATTTACTGGCGTAGTGATGCCATAAATGGGCTGTTCTTCTTCTTCCTGAAAAGTGCCAAACATTCTATCCCAGATAATAAATGTACCTGCGTGGTTTTTATCTATATATTTTGGGTTACGTCCGTGGTGTACTCTGTGGTGGGAGGGAGTATTCATAAACCATTCTAAAAAGCCCATTTTTCCAATAGCCTCAGTATGAATCCAAAACT carries:
- a CDS encoding GWxTD domain-containing protein; amino-acid sequence: MRKRLLFMFFAIVPLFLPLQGCLLSTGQKTSNKKTTNSTSKPKAIATTRKRPSIAKPMTMLHRVIAKDERLHVFLQLNIPRLRNASNLIEMLQDVSLKYGVLPNYRSKEFIETQTLKLTPETITKQGADFYYNFSIPKKTMPSAVMLIEANDSKTGQRITLDVPLEFVVNKIRQSFSIFDAQGKQPLFRNYFLNKASIQIKDLAGTNKTLLIKHYKHNFKAARPPMSLSRRNIKKKMEVDSTFKVQTNTQLNLKKPGLYIVQADTNQYYGISFIVAEHRYPKFSKIVDLIDPLTYITTKGELNKLKQSSEKKKDLDRLWLELMSGNIKVAKRSIREYYRRVKLANKFFTTYKPGWKTDKGMVFIVFGNPTRVVRTRNKEMWTYAQSASFSDIHFTFLRNPNQFVDNHYTLVRYPEYEQVWYPKIEQWREGKIGS
- a CDS encoding type III pantothenate kinase — protein: MLLAVDIGNSNIVLGLYHQNEWMYHWRLQTITEKSASEYEMNLRTYFLEQNLAISDVNHIALSSVVPGLIPVLRDMLWHLFGKEPLVVTPEVIKQLPVGVQKPHEIGSDLVANAVAGYDMFKDNCIVVDFGTALTFTTISTKGNILGVAIAPGLKTSIYALYKNTAKLPDIEIPLELPDSAIGKNTEHALQAGVLLGYVGLVEHLIAHIRQELGGNCKIVATGGLSSVIIPLKQQFDAIEPMLTMDGLRLINEYMHQKQG
- a CDS encoding HAMP domain-containing sensor histidine kinase, which translates into the protein MRFKLLTTFLFFSIIIIVVASIGFWFHSKSSKISTIAVNLENVLVNTFKVIKLEQDFFDYETNNPNFYAQGSSKYITKHKNLVADVNKHLYTLVSFEEVQALDIDQTVVETEAKKILHELQNYETSFDQIVQLTRRLGFKNYGIKGEMQRYTEALEKLTSLNQIKLLTLKQYERDYLILKDIKYAQQLEKLCLQWQTDVILNPQVRHNDKIRAQQLLRDYLKTFKEMVALKQRIGVGAGKGLTHELRAYADNLSKFTQNFVSKINQRAANISADFENIFIAMVIATVVLSIVMSIYFSTVITRPIVGLSRYINKTVNSNFSENLSIKESNSQDEVGQLTRNFNRMLQEMQRQLTEIREQSLILEHQNEELNNVNELSQASEEHLIKLNVVKDKLLAILSHDLRSPFNTIKGFLQVLLHHINGFSKDEIRHFAEDMDKAVQRVIDLLENLLQWSLVQTDDFEYVPEEFDLAPVIQDNVVLYEKAALEKQISLMIHIEPQTYVKADKNMLDFVLRNLLSNAIKFTYPKNQINIYTKREGDFIKVSIIDKGVGIKADALEKIFSPEIHLSTHGTANEKGTGFGLLLCKEFVEKNGGQLEIESEEGVGTQVMFQLQAIDQPEM
- a CDS encoding O-acetyl-ADP-ribose deacetylase; protein product: MNSKISYKQGDLTIEVVDAIVNAANTSLRGGGGVDGAIHRKGGEDILRDCYKIIARQGGCKVGEAVITTAGRLPAKHIIHTVGPTWSGGYNNEKELLKSAYLNSLKLAVAHELKTVAFPNISTGIYKFPKRKAADIAIKTVSDFVESDEGASLESVIFVCFDEENLQIYKDAFKASSNTQQRLF
- a CDS encoding WGR domain-containing protein; amino-acid sequence: MKTLTKDAVKEAAEDLIEAFGTTTTLDVKNKLRQQGFQALQAEVSTLMDEVTAEESWQFNHNGRYRVYRFGPDSNDTFHKYLENGQQFWEVLASDKELVVNEGVVGTNGQMQKQTFPTNRKTIAQSKKLYQEQKQVGYAEATDQRLPFALRKKYANYLSKKPTSYTIGFFDVSALEKQATEFTLTNQQTTKGYIIQSKNVGYDFTWELPQSKISLADILKNTQVIDQLFKHDKRSVTGEKIKTTKAYQQNEEALIAYEAYKPQAAASLIEIKASIDNVYKIDISFEGGDQISLSKFDLNLQQELLPVARQILIQAG
- a CDS encoding DUF4178 domain-containing protein, producing the protein MLKWLRNLFGSKKEKPDEKLTYDPTNVQVKDLRKGAFLDYDLQTWEVKAQYEYDWGDRYFTFEFLLATVEEKRFLHYEEDDGELECTLTEKIRVSSIDADIPEEIHRNGTPPKEITYTYKEKEITFYRDEEGTARFRDVDTRNWEEVTSWSYYDEAEKHVLSVEQWGEKEFEAAVGLVVDESEFSNIILP
- a CDS encoding cell division ATP-binding protein FtsE; protein product: MSFLAPDNIIEVNNANIYQQASLVLSGLNFTIQKGEFVYIIGRTGTGKSSLLKTLYADLPLRKGQVHVAGFEVNQLLHREVPFLRRKLGIVFQDFQLLPDRNIADNLTFVMRATGWKNTQKIQQRITDLLQQVDLPGINKKFPHQLSGGEQQRVVIARALINEPMVLLADEPTGNLDPDMSEEILKLFQRINNSGTAILMATHDYEVLEKFPARVLKCANGVIEDLKVFP